CGCGCTACGCGCTCCTTCCGGCGCTCCGGGCGCGGGTGGCGTGAACCTCTCGATGGGCATGCGGCTCTCCTCTCCTTGGACCATGAGATTTACCTCACTTTTGTGTCCAAGAAAACTGGGGGCGAGTCACGAACTGTAACAGGCTGTTACAGTATGGTCGACCCAGGAAAAGGGGCGGCCGCGGCGGTCGCCGGGCCGCGCACGCGGCCACCACCGTCCCTCCTCCAACCGCCAAATCCGGGATGCGCCGCCCACTCCCAGCCAACCGGCCTCGCCGTGCCGACACGAACGAGCAGGGGGTGGTGGGGACACGCCGGGACTTGTCACCTACCCGCCAGGGTTCCCTTCTCATTGCTACAGAAGAAGCTTCTCTTGTGAGGCATGGCTCGGAATCCTCGAAACGGGTTCCGCCATAGGGCTCCACCGAGATCTGCCCAAGGGGAAGGGTTCTTAGGGTGCGTGAGGGCCTGAAGATGGGGTGGGAGGGGAAGCGGGTCCGCGCCCCGAGGCGTAAGGTCCCGGGGCGCGGGCAGGGGTGGGTCAATTGGCCGGGGCGGGAACCGGTTCGGATGTCGCCGTGACCATGGGCAGTCCCGCCAGGCGGCGCACCAAGGCGATGAGCGAGCGGTCCTCCACCTCCGGATCCGGTGGGCAGGCAGGCACGCCCGCGGTGTCCAGCAGATCGTGTCCCTCTTGGATAATGCGGTGGATCTCCTTGAAGTCGCGCTGGGCGTCCTGAAGCGGTTTGGCCAGACTGTCCGCGGCTTCCATCACCGCATCGTAGCCGTCGCTGAAGGCCGTCCCCACGAAAAGCAGGCGCTTCCGTGCGTTGTACTCGGCCAGGGCCGCGGCTTCCGCGCGGGGCAAGTAGCGCGTCACTTGGTCAAGGGCGCATTCGGCTCCCTCCTTCCACCGGGTGGCATGGTCGTTGCGCACCCTCTGCAGTTCATCCGGATGGACCTTCCCCTCCTGCATTCGAGTGCGTGCCTCCTGCAATCCATCCTGGAAAGCCAGGCGGTAAGTGTCGTCGACATGGGCGTCGATCAGGGGCGGCACGCCAACATGGGTACCTTCGAGCCCCTGACGGTAACCGGCCAGACAGGCCTTGCTGATCTGGTGGACGAGGATCGGGTCGCGGGTCATTGGGCGTCTCCTGGTTGGGGCGGATCCGCCGGCACGCACAGCGTGCCGGGGGACTCCAGCGGAATTGGTTGCATCGTGGGTCGTGCCAAGGGCTCATGGGGAACGCTCGCTCCGGGACGCGACCCTTCCCGCATGCCCAGGCGCGCGGCGAGGCTGGCTCGGCGCTGGGCATTGGCATGGAATCGAAGAGAGGGCCGATCTGGCAGGGTCATGGGCTCCCGGCCATGCAGGCCGTGGCGCAAGCCCCCCTTACGCAGGTAGCACTCGAAGTGACCCAGGTACTTCAGCGTGAGCCGGTCGCCCAGGTTCAGCTGGTCAAGCAGATCGGTGAGCGCGCTGGTCACGTCGTGCACGGCCCGCCGGGCCTCGATCAACGTGAGGCCGTGGGTGGAGCGCAGGCGGCGCACCAGGTCGGATTGGGTCAACGTCATCTTGTCTCCTGTGGATTAGGGGCAGGGCTGTCGGGGAATGGGGTTGGAGATTGCGCATGCTCGAGAACCAGGCCCAGCACCCATGCCAGATGATCGGTCTGGGCCTTGGGGGGCCGCCGGCACAGGGACGCCTCGGATGAGGTCGGCTCCATCAACCGCGCGCGGACACGCTCCACCAAACCCCGGTCCACTTCCAACAGCCGCCTGACGCGCACGTCCAGGGGCTGCGGACAGCCCGCCACGTCCAGCACTTGGTTGGGGGTCAGTTGTCGCCATCCAGGATGCTCGGGTGGCCGGGCGGCCAGGGACCGCCGCACGTGTTCGGCTTCTCGCTCCTTTCGCATGGCTTCGTCGCGAAGCCAGAGACGGTCAAAGGCGCGGCGCAGGTCCTTGCGGATTTGGATGCGTTTGGCACGGCCGGCGTCGTCCCCACCCAGGAGGAGATCGCGACGTTTCAGCTGGTCGAGATCGCGGGTGAGGAAGTAGGCTCCCCGCACATCGCGCAGCGAGGCGGCCTCCAGCGCCCTTTGCACGTCCGGCCCATAAGAACTCGACCGGCCCAGCAAGTCCAGGAGACCCCAGGCGCCCGGGGTGGCGAAGTAGACGGGCCGTTCTCCACTGGGCCAGCGGTCGATGCGTTCTCCTGTCATGGTGGCTCCTTGGGTCAGAAGGGGATGTCATCGGTTCCGGTGGGACTGGGCGCCGTCTGCGCGCCACTTCCTCCGGCGGGCACATGCAAGGATTCCAAGAGGGCCGTCGGGAGGGTCTCCTCACCGCCATCCTGCGGCACGGACAGTTTGCGCAGGGCCGCCTGCAGCCTCTCTTGCGGGATGTGGAAACACTCCTCATTCTTCGACGGCCCAGCGCCACGAAGCACGCGCTGCTGCTGGCGCGTCTTGGACTCGGTGACCCCCATTTCGAACAGGGACGCGCGCAACCACTCCACCTCATGGTTCACATGGGCAGGCAGCATGCGCTGTTCGTGCAACACCTTTTCGATGCAGGTCAGCAGTTCGGCCGCGGGATACCAGTCCTGCCGCCGCCCCGACTGGTTGAAGGCCATCAGGATAGGGCCCTTCTCCTCCAGCACGTCCGCCAGAACCTGCAGATACAGGGCCTTGGGATTCTACTCGGCTTCCAGCGCCTTGTGCTC
Above is a genomic segment from bacterium containing:
- a CDS encoding HU family DNA-binding protein, with amino-acid sequence MTLTQSDLVRRLRSTHGLTLIEARRAVHDVTSALTDLLDQLNLGDRLTLKYLGHFECYLRKGGLRHGLHGREPMTLPDRPSLRFHANAQRRASLAARLGMREGSRPGASVPHEPLARPTMQPIPLESPGTLCVPADPPQPGDAQ